GCGGTCCCACTCGCCATCGCCGAGACGTGTCTGAACGTGCTTTCGGGGGCCAGGGAGCTCTCGGAACTTTCCATCGACAGTGTGGGACAGGACCTGCAGACGGGCCGCATGCTCGTAACGGGGGCGCTCCGGGCGGCGCTGGCCACGGCGTCGGGGAACCTCGACTTTCTGGAGGGGCCGGCCCGCGAGCGACTGGCGGACCGGGTGACGGCGGCCGAGAACGCGGCCGCATCACTTTCGGACGCCGATCGACGCGAGTGATCAGGCGGTTCGGATGGTGGCCTGTTCGTCCGCGGGGGGTTCCGCGGTGGGCCCCTTCCGGCGGGCCCAGAACAGGAGAACGACCGGCAGCACCACCACCGACGTGAGAAACGAGTAGGCGACGCTGATCGAGATGAGGAGGCCGAACTGGATCAAAATCGGCGTGATCGAGAGCACGAAGAGCGCTAGCCCGGCGCTCATGGTGGTCACGGTGGTCCCAAACAGCGCCCCACCAGTCCCCCGAAGCGTAATTCTGGCCGCCGTGAGGGGGTCTGTGTGCTCGATCTCCTCGACGAACCGGTGGACGACGTGAATCGAGTAGTCGATTCCGACCCCAACAGTCACCGAGAGGATCGTCGCCGTCAGCGTGTTAAACGGGATCCCCAGCAGTCGCATCGTCGCGACGAGATACGCCACCGTGAGGACGATGGGACTCAGGGTGACGAGGCCGAGTTCCGGGTGTCCCTTCAGCAGGAAGTATACGAGGACGAGAAAACCGGCGGCCAGGGCCAGTGCGATCGCGAGACTCGACACGGCCGAGGCAAAGACGCTGTCGGCGACCCGCTGGAAGACTACCGTGGTCCCGGTTTCGACCGCATCGAAGCGCATTCGCTCGGCGACCCGTCTCGCGTCCGCGGTCACCGTCGCGTCGCTCGCCGAACTCTCGACCGCGTAGACGACTCGGGTGCTGCGGTAGTCGGAGCTGAGATACTGCTCGGCTCGATCGCCGGCTGGGGACGCCAAAAGCGTCTCGTAGATCGTCTCGAGGTTCTGGTCGGGGATCCCGTCATCGTTCAGGTCGTTCCGGTCGACGAGCGCTCGAAACGTGTCCGATTCGGCCGCGTGCTCCTGGATCACCGTGTTGATACTGGTCGATTGGGCCTGCCGTCCATCGCGGACGAACGAATCGGGCGGATCACGGCCGGCCCGTGAGAGTGCGGTTAGTGACGTATCTGCCGTGAACTGTCCCTCGGCGTAGACCGTCACCGTGTCGTGGTCGGTGGTCTCGAACCGGTCCTCGAGGAAGTGGGTGTTCGCCGTCGTCGTGTACTCGCCAGGGGCCATCGGGCCGGGGAGCGAGTCGAGGTAGTCCGGCAAGTCCTCGGGCGGGAGCATGTCCTCGTCCTCGAAGGAACTTCCCACGTCCTGCCCGTAATACCCTGCAGCGCCCGCCGTCAGGAGCAACGTGAGCAGGAACAGGGTGGGGATCTTGCTGGTGAGTTCGAGCGGAACCGGCAACAGTCGACCGAGCGCGGAGTCCTCGGCCCCCAGCGGCGTGGGCGACCGTCGCGGGATCGAGGACTGAACGCGCAACCGCTCCAGGGCGACCTTTCCGGCGGGCAGGAAGAGCCCGAAGACGAGCGCGACGGCGCTGATCCCGAGCGCCGCGACGAGGCCGAACTCCGCGATCGGCGAGAGCCCACTGGCCATGTTCGCGGAGAACCCGATGGCGGACGTCAGGGTCACCATGACGAACGCACCCAGAAGCGGGGCGAGCGTTCGACGCATGGGCTCACCGATCCCTCCGGATTCCTCCTCGCGATACCGATTGATGATGTGGATGCCAAAATCGACGCCGATAGCGAGCAAGAGCGGCGGGATCGCGACCTGGAGTTGCGAGAACGGGATTCCCAAAAGTCCCTGCAGTCCGAAGGTCCAGACGAGGGCCATCCCGAGAGCGAGAACGCC
This region of Halodesulfurarchaeum sp. HSR-GB genomic DNA includes:
- a CDS encoding MMPL family transporter — its product is MGRGSGLATGLTTAVVERPLAVIFVFLLLTAGFATGLDDITMSAGTDDFSEDVDAYATQELVEETFEQPFEPDSKATLLLYSQQDVLSQSGLIEMLTIQKRVADRPDLHVTETRSVASLVARELDPTARTHADQIRAIERATDSERQAAVRAVMDDPAGQSLLGEKRNQKQGSAGATIGVVTHDVDEDSLQSVQLETRQIAATATGDMRVFGSGITDYENQQVLKDSLSASIPAVVVLLVLFLAVAFRDPFDVFLGVLALGMALVWTFGLQGLLGIPFSQLQVAIPPLLLAIGVDFGIHIINRYREEESGGIGEPMRRTLAPLLGAFVMVTLTSAIGFSANMASGLSPIAEFGLVAALGISAVALVFGLFLPAGKVALERLRVQSSIPRRSPTPLGAEDSALGRLLPVPLELTSKIPTLFLLTLLLTAGAAGYYGQDVGSSFEDEDMLPPEDLPDYLDSLPGPMAPGEYTTTANTHFLEDRFETTDHDTVTVYAEGQFTADTSLTALSRAGRDPPDSFVRDGRQAQSTSINTVIQEHAAESDTFRALVDRNDLNDDGIPDQNLETIYETLLASPAGDRAEQYLSSDYRSTRVVYAVESSASDATVTADARRVAERMRFDAVETGTTVVFQRVADSVFASAVSSLAIALALAAGFLVLVYFLLKGHPELGLVTLSPIVLTVAYLVATMRLLGIPFNTLTATILSVTVGVGIDYSIHVVHRFVEEIEHTDPLTAARITLRGTGGALFGTTVTTMSAGLALFVLSITPILIQFGLLISISVAYSFLTSVVVLPVVLLFWARRKGPTAEPPADEQATIRTA